CTCTAACACCTAACTCGTTAAATTAAGCATTTGATTCgattatattatttactttaGTTTTATAACTCTTTGATTCTAAATTTATGGTTTTCACACCCATCAGCCAAAAAGGAGACCTCGAAAAACGTGCCTGAAGCTGCTCACAAAGTGTGTTGAATCCAATCCAATCCAAGCTCCAGTGGTTTACTTTAGGCCACTTTgattaccaaaaacaaaacatatttacCTGGCGGCTTTTAGGCTTGTCGTGAGCATATGTTAATAGTGACAATCGTCTCCgtttatgataaaatattacCAGTACAGGGCAGACTTGGAGACTCCATTTTTATTGCTTAAAGAAATCAAGACCAAAAATAATAGGAGGAGGGGGGGGGGAGCCGAGGAATTAACTGGCACAGCTTGCCAgctttttgtgttattttcaaTCTTGCAATCTCTCTGGCTTTGCAAAAACCTGAGTTAAATGGAAACCAAGTACAAACACAAAGTCATGTGATGAGGAAAAGCTGTGGAGCAGCAACACTCTATCACCTTTTAGGCCATGTAAGgttaacattattcaattttCAACCTCTCATGACTTTCCTGACAAGTCGAAACAGACAAGAAGAAATAACACAGGACTAAAGGCCACTGCTAGGTCTAACGGGTGTGCTTAGAAGAGACAGTGTAGATATAGTCACGTTCTGGCAGATTCCTCTGCCATTCCCTCTCCTCTAGGTTTTCAACCCCTTATCTTTCTTCATCTCTGCTGTGGTTTCAGCCTTTCAGCTAGAGGGACGGAAAAGCTTCGCTTGTTTACTCCTCATTCTTTCTTGCCAGAACTTGTGCGAAACATCAACTCCACAATGGTGTTGAAGCTGCTGTTGTTGATGGTATTGTTTGTAAATGCAAATTCTTTGTCGATGCCAGAAACGCTCAATGGGTTCTTGGTGCATGAAGAGGACTACTTAAAATGGTTAAAACACATGGGTTCTTTCAAGCATTCTCTCTTTCAGAAAGCAAAGAACAAGTTCAAGCCTTGTTTAACCATAGAGGTAAGCAAGAGACCAAGGTCTGGAGCATTTCCCACAGTGCAAAAGGCCATCAATTCATTACCAGTTATTAACAACTGCAGAGTCGTCATCACAATTGGTGCCGGGACTTACAGGTAACATACAGGACCAAGAATTCGATCTTCTCTTCATTGCTGCCAGAGTTTTAGAAGACCACGAATTGTTAGCTAAAATGCTTTATCTCTTTATGTTTAATTACAATACAGGGAGAAGATTGAGATTCCAGCTACCATGGCTTACATTACCCTGCAAGGTGCCGGTGCCGACAGGACCATCATTGAGTGGGATGACACAGCCGACCGAATGGAGAATGGACGGCCATTGGGTACCTTCGATTCTGCAACATTTGCTGTCAATTCCCCCTACTTCATTGCAAAAGACATCACCTTCAAGGTCTGTTAAACAGCTTGAATTGATTGCAATTATCTTCTGTTTGGCATGTGGTTCTTGTGTTAACAACTGTTTGTCTTCCCATTAACCCAATTTCTAGTAAGAGCTACTGCAGTGAATCTTACACATTGATCCAATTACTGGATTATTTAACCTGGATCAAAGCTTGACTAAGCTAGACTCTTGCGAGTAAAAGTTTTACTGCTTCATGACAGAACAAGGCACCTTTGCCACCATCAGGAGCTCTAGGAAAGCAAGCAGTGGCGCTGCGAATATCGGCAGACACGGCAGCCTTTATAAGTTGCAAGTTCATCGGAGCACAAGACACCCTGTATGATCACATTGGGAGGCACTACTTCAAGAAATGCTACATTGAAGGTTCCGTGGATTTCATATTCGGAAACGGGCTCTCTCTCTATGAGGATTGCCATTTGCACGCTGTAACAAATAGCTTTGGAGCCTTGACTGCGCAGAAGAGGCAGAGCTTCCTTGAGGAAACAGGCTTCTCCTTTGTCAGCTGCAAGGTCACCGGGTCAGGTGCCCTCTTCTTGGGCAGAGCATGGGGCAATTTCTCCAGGGTGGTCTTTGCTTACACTTTCATGGACAAGATCATCACCCCTAGAGGATGGTATGATTGGGGGGACAAGAGCAGACAGATGTACGTGCTTCTCCCCAACACTAAAATCAACTATGATTGGGCATAACCAACACTCATAgttaatcaatctttaatcatcAACTAACCAATTAATTAAAGGCAGTGATTTATCctatttgagttgatttttgcCATGTTACTAGACCATAATATGCTCTACGCTTGGATAACTTATTTGCTCTGCAAATGTCTCGCAGGACTGTGTTTTTTGGCCAGTACAAGTGCTCAGGACCAGGAGCTGATTTTGGAGGAAGAGTCGCGTGGTCCAGGGAGCTGACTGATCAACAGGCCAAGCCATTCATCTCAATTGGCTTCATCGACGGCCATGAATGGCTTCTTAATTCATAACTATCTTCTAGTGTACTCATCAGgccaacaataaaataaaactacaaaaaatttGTAAAAGATCTCTATAAGCTGTTATTACTGGAAATTTGAAAGGGCTTTCATTTGTTGCTCCTGAAAAGTGAACTTTATGGTTTCAATTCTTCGAAAGTTCAGTTGGAAAACAATTGCAAACATCAGAGGCTGGGGGGGAAAAGATTAAAGTAAAGATGTGGAAACAAGTAGTCCAGCTTGAATACATGCAACCTGAACTATTGAATGCAGAGCTTGCAgttctttttaagaaaacagAAGGTACCCCCCACCCCCCAAGTAGCAATATTAATCTACTATATTGTACAGATCATATGtacaattttcaaatttaacttCCCCCGAGATGATGCTTCCACTAAAAACAGTATATGCAGCTTTCTGTTCAGTAGACTGTACAGTATCCAGTTGCACCAGGCAACGTCACAGCATCCAGCCTaggtcaaacaaaaaaagaacagaaataaggaaaacaaagaagatGTTATCAAAAGCAATAAAGAGCCTTTGTACAAAATATTGAAGTTGAGATTTCAAGAATTACATTGAGCATTGCTATGCAGCAAGAACTCATAAATAAACAGTGACAATGGAGTAATTAAGActaattcaaggaaaaaaacttgCCAAAAACAATGTCCTAATAATGATTGAGGACAGGATTTTGCGTGAGTCAGCCCAGTTGGCTCTCACGCAAAAGCTCATCTTACAGCGAAATGATAACAGACAAATTTCCAGCATAAAAGCACACATTATATTGCCAAAGAAAAGGATTTGTAGGTAAACCATACCAGAGAAGATAAACATCATGACTGGAAGAGAGTTACAGTTGCAATATAATCATTCTTCATTACCTGGTAACATCAGCATAGTCAGAATTGCATCAATACCAAAATCCGATttcaaaaggggaaaaaaaccttTGGCAAGTGCACAAAATTGATCATGAATTTATCCAAAAGCTCACCTCAAAGGCAATGTTCCGATAACCATATACAAAAGTGGATCCAAAAGGATTATTTGCAGAACCCTGTGTTTGAATAGCCGCGCGACCACAGTCCCCAAGGATCTCCTAGAGTATTGACTTGCTCTTTAGTGACAACCATGATTTACTCATGAaggtcaaataaaaaagaatcatgTCTGATGCTAAGACTGAAATTTAGACTAAGAGCATGTACAAGTAATGAATCTAACTAAATGCAAATACAAACAGGTACCACCATATCTATATGAAGCTGGTTTCATTTATGAACACAGTTAGAGTGCCATTAGATTTTCTAATGTAAATTATAGGGGAAAAAAGTAAAATGGTTTTAAAAACTTACCTTCACCTGGTCCCATTTTGTGCTTGGGGTAATACTCTGTTTGGAGTTATCTGCTTCATCAAAGGCCCACACACAAGCAACAAGGAGAAAGAGTTTGTTAGTTTCTACATTAACAACATCAACAAAACCTTTCAAAATCAGAAAAGAACTTACAGTCAGAACCTTGGATG
This Populus alba chromosome 7, ASM523922v2, whole genome shotgun sequence DNA region includes the following protein-coding sequences:
- the LOC118063114 gene encoding probable pectinesterase 53 encodes the protein MVLKLLLLMVLFVNANSLSMPETLNGFLVHEEDYLKWLKHMGSFKHSLFQKAKNKFKPCLTIEVSKRPRSGAFPTVQKAINSLPVINNCRVVITIGAGTYREKIEIPATMAYITLQGAGADRTIIEWDDTADRMENGRPLGTFDSATFAVNSPYFIAKDITFKNKAPLPPSGALGKQAVALRISADTAAFISCKFIGAQDTLYDHIGRHYFKKCYIEGSVDFIFGNGLSLYEDCHLHAVTNSFGALTAQKRQSFLEETGFSFVSCKVTGSGALFLGRAWGNFSRVVFAYTFMDKIITPRGWYDWGDKSRQMTVFFGQYKCSGPGADFGGRVAWSRELTDQQAKPFISIGFIDGHEWLLNS